The Candidatus Defluviibacterium haderslevense DNA window AAATTTTGGTTCTTGTTTTAGCGATATGGGCAACTGAATTTTATATTCGGAAAAACCAATTAAATTTAAAGGACTCTAGTTTGTAAAATGGTTAAAGTGCAAGCATTTTATTTAGTTCAAAAAGAAACTCAAAGTTTTACTTTATTTCTTTGAATAATTGGTAAATGCTTAAATTTATTATGTTATAATCGTATAATGATAGGATGGAGGTTCGTTTGTTGTTTTGCTAGGTTCAATGGTGTAAGTATATGTTGTTTGAATGGACTGTTCGATTGGGGTATTTGGTGATTTAAAATGGATCTGTATCGTTTTATAAAATTTGAATTTCAAATCCCTACTTTTGCTAACTTTAAATTCTAATAAACGAACGACGCGCTCTGCTTCTTCATCACAACCATAACCAATTCCAGAAATGACTTTAGTTTGTGTAATATGTCCTTTGTAGTTGATTTCATATTTTACAATGACAGTACCTTCGATTTTATTTTCGATGGCTTCAAGAGGATACTTTAAATGATTGGTGATGAATTGAAATAATTTTTTATCACCACCTTCGTAAGTTAAAGTGGGTAAAAATTTCTTTGGATGGATTGGTTTTTTCAAAGATATAAATTCGTCTTTTGATTCTTAAAAATATTTGAAAGATAAAAAATCAGTTATACAATGGAAGAATTTTCTTAATAAATCATGGTTATAAAGTTAATTACAAATGTGATATCATTGTTAGATTTATTTTTGGTCAAGCACTTCTTTGGTAAAATGTTCTATTTTTTTATCGTGCGAAAATTTGTTTTGATTGTATGACCCAGATTGGCTTCTCGGAATTGATAATGAATTCCAATGTTCATTTGCTGCCATTTTACCAAT harbors:
- a CDS encoding TonB family protein — its product is MKKPIHPKKFLPTLTYEGGDKKLFQFITNHLKYPLEAIENKIEGTVIVKYEINYKGHITQTKVISGIGYGCDEEAERVVRLLEFKVSKSRDLKFKFYKTIQIHFKSPNTPIEQSIQTTYTYTIEPSKTTNEPPSYHYTIIT